A genomic stretch from Salarias fasciatus chromosome 18, fSalaFa1.1, whole genome shotgun sequence includes:
- the LOC115405109 gene encoding ankyrin repeat domain-containing protein 12 isoform X1 yields the protein MAKPGSDRDGAMVDKQAGKKSKDKLSPFTKTPKLDRSELLAKEGKAKSSMKRKLSFTTSPPRTEERDSDTDDSDPGQSSETWAERLVPPCRIYADKDGPDKKKMKKEAGGKKSQAPNLLFGYPLSERKQMALLMQMTANSPDSTPSHPSQTTPVQKKVPSGASSRQKDKVNKRNERGETPLHMAAIRGDAKQVKELISLGADVNVKDFAGWTPLHEACNLGYYDVAKVLIAAGAEVNTQGLDDDTPLHDASSSGHKDIVKLLLRHGGNAFQANKRGERPVDVADSQELEQLLKGEVPLSDQEDTSSESEDPPSVNPSSVDDNMEDSETEKDSDSKPATKASSSVPGLDEYEFKDEEEEEDLSKALNDRHILRRELRQREKEDKDRNHVAGKQSAKGDSSTKSKKQKGSRVHCSSDTSSDEMESLSEKRNSPTCSQSSESLRPDTRSKKDNAEQKDKGKVKRKSKSQNKNKENQEDGKENSKTLLLSLATVSETEKGREEDSFKMSFSPKDDSSVHLFHLSSIKSPKLNHSLTDKQTPLKQENTKMCVSISDGSCPVDGVKYNHYTDAEYCTEGSSTKGCKHKEKSKHQQKDAGVDGEDGRSSPFREGGVGNSIDGGGDGAARKTDVDGKVVKKHKLKHKEKDKHKREYEAERGRHRQKEAKKDGHRNLEFDREFWKENFFKSDETDEPPPAKKDGEENSSLQKSADASPGKDERTAKEKHSSGKEKRPREEREKDKAVKKERKEEKAKDGKPSERDEKADGQGSGRIPEEPLQSNSMKEETEEKPVSGIPADQEQLESSEKGSREKTDKRLPGKEKDSEKMEKRHPDKEKKIKTEHSDKTEPPNSVDRWKDKERAAAVSSLSPADKSSKENEKLKSLTTTKKHEDSRKNKDKFEKRSDKERQDREYSDHREKDRSSSDRKGKPLEKIPDHSKSDRSKEKDCDKKKRDKVKDGALSSNSNLKLLLEEKKSYLSESSKSLSAKSKEEAAKAPEKDRDRRDRDRDADRHKDKDRHRESRFQQARLGKAKPAEAEGDKPKSKASPAARDAKPKEKRLVNDDLMQTSFERMLSLKDQEIEQWHRKHLEKIKQKERERLKQRPLAELKSKLKDRTKTEPCLSKELMRSKSSEASDAQGRDKAPKDGSSPRTMSLDGRTLPSISTKVMSAVENCLSRSPRPDGERCGLISRSMSLVSVASSEDSCQATTLTPRNVEYDSDMNLEASDSQPAFLQSSLIIQATRSPSVHDKDCSSLPDASQSGRTPLSGRHESPYLRAILDEDANPTPEGRAAESLPKAGVSASPGEEPRAREASEPEDSASTQPLSNSVSEAATEKECVTPQDLPCTALPQSQTGPAEPSPPPPCDAPAVKDFQSVTENSQTDSGQNELEQSSGAAASPSAESSNTRTVPQRDPLPSPADENQNTEPCPTPATDPKDNILEDSDKPEPDSMETGSETLRTDGAGSPVPSTSSTAAESLPGFSKTNLESKSSQEDFSANNQDCKKSRPSSEPGLLLDAQTEKKDGVPVSSPEHRPDDVMDVPQSSENGCGAVAPVASESSSDEGRQATESPADSKADAQPEPMEVTPADEKPESSSCLEEQSPSAVQPAAPTDLSSCSSSSSCSSASGGSSPQSADRDSDSSGARFKVRCADEDADVHVPHPRKRKMPKVSSCSQPGAAAPQEREQGQQSLAAIVDSVKLEEIEPYQTERANPYYEFLHIRKKIEEKRKVLCSVTPQPPQYYDEYVTFNGSYLLDGNPLSKLCIPTITPPPSLPEQLKEMFKQQEVVRMKLRLQHSIEREKLIVSNEQEVLRVHYRAARTLANQTLPFSACTVLLDAEVYNMPQDVQSDDGKTSVRDRFNARQFMSWLQDVDDKFDKLKTCLLMRQQHEAAALNAVQRLEWQLKLQELDPATYKSTSIFEIPEFYIPLVEVNDDFDLTPI from the exons ATGGCCAAACCTGGGAGCGACAGAGATGGAGCCATGGTGGATAAGCAGGCCGGGAAGAAG AGTAAAGACAAGTTGTCTCCGTTCACCAAGACTCCCAAGCTGGACCGGAGCGAGTTGCTGGCGAAAGAAGGGAAAGCCAAGTCTTCCATGAAGCGCAAGCTCTCCTTCACCACCAGTCCGCCCCGGACGGAGGAGCGGGACTCGGACACCG atgactcagacccaggccagTCGAGTGAGACCTGGGCAGAGAGATTAGTGCCTCCCTGCAGGATATATGCAG ATAAAGATGGACCAGacaagaaaaagatgaagaaggaGGCAGGGGGCAAGAAGTCCCAGGCGCCCAACCTCCTGTTTGGATATCCACTGTCGGAGCGCAAGCAGATGGCTCTGCTCATGCAGATGACGGCCAACAGCCCAG ACTCTACACCCAGTCACCCCTCGCAAACCACCCCCGTGCAGAAGAAGGTCCCCAGCGGCGCCTCGTCTCGACAGAAAGACAAGGTCAACAAGAGGAACGAGCGAGGAGAGACTCCCCTTCACATGGCCGCCATCCGCGGAGACGCCAAGCAAGTCAAAGAGCTCATTAGCCTGGGAGCCGACGTCAATGTCAAAGACTTTGCAG GTTGGACTCCTCTTCACGAAGCCTGTAATCTGGGCTACTACGACGTGGCCAAGGTGTTGATAGCGGCGGGCGCCGAGGTGAACACGCAGGGTCTGGACGACGAcacgccgctccacgacgcttcCAGCAGCGGGCACAAGGAC ATTGTGAAACTTCTCCTTCGCCACGGCGGAAACGCCTTCCAAGCAAACAAGCGAGGCGAGCGGCCGGTGGATGTTGCAGACTcccaggagctggagcagctgctgaaaggAGAAGTTCCGCTGTCGGACCAAGAGGACACGTCTTCAG AGTCTGAAGACCCTCCATCAGTCAACCCCTCCAGCGTGGACGACAACATGGAAGACTCCGAAACCGAGAAGGACTCGGACAGCAAACCGGCCACGAAGGCGTCGTCGTCCGTCCCGGGGCTGGACGAGTACGAGTTcaaggacgaggaggaggaggaggatctgagcaAAGCCCTGAACGACAGGCACATCCTCAGGAGGGAACTACGGCAGCGCGAGAAGGAGGACAAAGACAGGAACCATGTGGCGGGAAAGCAGAGCGCCAAGGGCGATTCCTCCACAAAGTCCAAAAAGCAGAAGGGCTCTCGTGTCCACTGCAGCTCGGACACGTCCAGCGACGAAATGGAGAGTCTGTCCGAGAAGAGAAACTCCCCCACCTGCTCGCAGAGCTCTGAAAGCCTCAGGCCAGACACCAGGTCTAAAAAGGACAATGCTGAGCAAAAGGACAAGGGGAAGGTCAAGAGGAAGAGCAAAAGccagaataaaaacaaggagAACCAAGAGGACGGAAAAGAGAACAGCAAAACGTTGCTCCTCTCGCTGGCAACCGTGTCTGAGACGGAGAAGGGCCGAGAGGAGGACTCCTTCAAGATGTCCTTCAGCCCTAAAGACGACTCGTCCGTCCACCTCTTCCACTTGTCGTCCATTAAATCCCCCAAACTGAACCACAGCCTGACGGACAAGCAGACGCCGCTCAAGCAGGAGAACACCAAGATGTGCGTCTCCATCAGCGACGGCTCCTGTCCGGTGGACGGCGTCAAATACAACCACTACACAGACGCGGAGTACTGCACCGAGGGCTCCAGCACCAAGGGGTGCAAGCACAAGGAGAAGAGCAAGCATCAGCAGAAGGACGCCGGCGTGGACGGAGAGGACGGCCGCTCCAGCCCCTTCAGGGAGGGCGGCGTCGGAAACAGCAtcgacggcggcggcgacggcgccGCCCGGAAGACCGACGTCGACGGCAAAGTGGTGAAGAAGCATAAGCTGAAGCACAaggagaaagacaaacacaagagGGAGTACGAGGCCGAGCGGGGCCGCCACAGGCAGAAGGAGGCCAAGAAGGACGGCCACAGGAATCTGGAGTTCGACAGAGAGTTCTGGAAAGAGAACTTCTTCAAAAGCGACGAGACGGACGAGCCTCCGCCGGCCAAAAAAGACGGCGAGGAGAACAGTTCACTACAGAAGAGCGCCGACGCCTCTCCCGGCAAAGATGAGAGGACGGCGAAGGAAAAACACTCGAGCGGCAAGGAGAAGAGGCCGAGAGAGGAGCGGGAAAAAGACAAGGCCGTGAAAAAGGAGCggaaggaggagaaggccaAAGACGGCAAGCCGAGCGAGCGTGACGAGAAGGCGGACGGCCAGGGCTCAGGGCGGATTCCTGAGGAGCCGCTTCAGAGCAACAGCATgaaagaggagacggaggagaagcCCGTCAGCGGGATCCCAGCTGATCAGGAACAGCTGGAGTCCTCCGAAAAAGGCTCACGCGAGAAAACTGACAAGCGGCTCCCGGGAAAGGAGAAGGATTCGGAAAAAATGGAGAAGAGGCATCCGGACAAggagaaaaagattaaaacgGAGCACTCCGACAAAACGGAGCCGCCCAACTCGGTGGATCGCTGGAAAGACAAGGAAAGAGCGGCGGCCGTCTCCTCGCTCTCCCCCGCGGACAAAAGCTCCAAGGAGAACGAAAAACTGAAATCTTTAACCACAACAAAAAAGCATGAAGAcagcagaaaaaataaagacaagttTGAAAAACGATCTGATAAGGAGCGGCAGGACCGGGAGTACAGCGATCACAGAGAGAAGGACCGCAGCAGCTCTGATAGGAAAGGAAAACCTCTGGAGAAAATCCCAGATCACAGTAAATCCGATCGCTCCAAAGAAAAGGACTGCGACAAGAAAAAGAGAGATAAAGTAAAAGACGGAGCGCTGTCCTCAAACTCCAATCTGAAATTGCTCttggaagagaagaaaagctaTCTCTCCGAGAGCAGCAAGTCTTTATCTGCAAAATCAAAGGAGGAAGCTGCGAAAGCGCCGGAGAAAGATCGCGACCGGCGAGACCGCGACCGAGACGCCGATAGACACAAGGATAAGGACCGGCACCGAGAGTCGCGCTTCCAGCAGGCCAGGCTCGGCAAGGCCAAGCCGGCCGAGGCGGAGGGAGATAAGCCCAAATCAAAGGCTTCCCCGGCAGCGCGAGACGCCAAGCCGAAGGAGAAGCGGCTGGTCAACGACGACCTGATGCAGACCAGCTTCGAGCGCATGCTCAGCCTGAAGGACCAGGAGATCGAGCAGTGGCACCGGAAGCACCTGGAGAAGATCAAGCAGAAAGAGCGCGAGCGGCTCAAACAGCGGCCTCTGGCCGAGCTGAAGTCCAAACTCAAAGACAGAACCAAGACCGAACCGTGCTTGAGCAAGGAGCTGATGCGCTCCAAAAGCTCCGAGGCGTCCGACGCCCAGGGCAGAGACAAAGCCCCGAAGGACGGTTCGAGCCCCCGGACCATGTCTCTGGATGGGAGGACTCTGCCCTCCATCAGCACCAAGGTCATGTCGGCGGTGGAGAACTGCCTGAGCAGATCCCCGCGGCCGGACGGCGAGCGCTGCGGCCTCATATCCCGGTCCATGTCCCTGGTCTCCGTTGCCAGCTCGGAGGACTCGTGCCAGGCCACGACGCTGACGCCCCGGAACGTGGAGTACGACTCCGACATGAACCTGGAAGCCTCAGACTCCCAGCCGGCGTTCCTGCAGTCTTCCCTCATCATTCAAGCCACCAGGTCTCCGTCTGTTCACGATAAAGACTGCAGCAGTCTTCCAGATGCTTCTCAGAGCGGCCGGACGCCGCTGTCCGGCAGACACGAGTCCCCGTACCTCAGGGCCATTCTGGACGAGGACGCCAACCCGACGCCCGAAGGCCGAGCGGCCGAAAGCCTGCCGAAGGCCGGCGTGTCCGCGTCTCCGGGCGAGGAGCCGAGAGCGAGGGAGGCGTCGGAACCCGAGGACAGCGCCAGCACTCAGCCGCTGTCGAATTCGGTGTCCGAAGCGGCGACGGAGAAGGAGTGTGTGACGCCGCAGGATCTTCCATGTACAGCACTTCCACAGTCCCAGACCGGGCCGGCAGAGcccagcccgccgcctccctGCGACGCCCCGGCGGTGAAGGACTTCCAGAGCGTCACGGAGAACTCGCAGACAGACTCCGGTCAGAACGAACTGGAACAGTCATCGGGAGCTGCAGCTTCCCCGTCCGCCGAGTCCTCAAACACCAGAACTGTCCCGCAGAGAGACCCGCTCCCTTCCCCCGCTGACGAGAACCAGAACACAGAGCCCTGTCCCACGCCCGCCACCGACCCGAAGGACAACATCCTGGAAGATTCTGACAAACCAGAACCAGACAGCATGGAGACTGGTTCCGAAACCCTGAGGACAGACGGAGCAGGGAGTCCTGTCccgtccaccagctccaccgcaGCAGAGTCCCTTCCGGGTTTCAGCAAAACCAACCTCGAGTCCAAAAGTTCTCAAGAGGATTTCAGTGCAAATAACCAAGACTGCAAGAAATCCAGACCTTCCAGTGAGCCGGGCCTCCTTCTCGACGCTCAGACTGAGAAAAAGGACGGCGTTCCTGTCTCGAGTCCCGAACACAGGCCCGACGACGTGATGGACGTCCCGCAGAGCTCGGAGAACGGCTGCGGCGCCGTCGCTCCCGTCGCATCGGAGAGCTCATCCGACGAAGGCCGCCAGGCCACGGAAAGCCCCGCCGACTCCAAAGCAGACGCTCAGCCGGAGCCGATGGAGGTGACGCCTGCCGACGAGAAACCAGAGTCCTCGTCGTGTTTGGAGGAGCAGAGCCCGAGCGCCGTGCAGCCGGCGGCGCCGACCgacctcagcagctgcagcagcagcagcagctgcagcagcgcctcCGGAGGATCCTCCCCACAGTCCGCCGACCGCGACTCCGACTCCTCCGGCGCCAGATTCAAAGTCCGCTGCGCCGACGAGGACGCGGACGTCCACGTGCCCCACCCGCGCAAGCGGAAGATGCCCAAGGTGTCGTCGTGCTCGCAGCcgggcgccgcggcgccgcagGAGAGGGAGCAGGGCCAGCAGTCCCTGGCGGCCATCGTGGACTCCGTCAAGCTGGAGGAGATCGAGCCCTACCAGACGGAGAGGGCCAACCCCTACTACGAGTTCCTGCACATCCGCAAGAAGATCGAGGAGAAGAGGAAAGTGCTGTGCAGCGTCACGCCGCAGCCGCCGCAGTATTACGACGAATACGTGACGTTTAACGGATCGTACCTCCTGGACGGAAACCCTCTCAGCAAACTCTGCATCCCGACC ATCACTCCTCCTCCGTCGTTACCGGAGCAGCTGAAGGAAATGTTCAAACAGCAGGAGGTCGTCCGCATGAAGCTCCGGCTGCAGCACAGCATTGAAAGG GAAAAGCTGATTGTTTCAAATGAACAGGAAGTCCTGCGAGTCCACTACCGGGCGGCGAGAACACTAGCCAATCAGACTCTGCCTTTCAGCGCCTGCACCGTGTTACTGGACGCCGAAGTCTACAACATGCCTCAGGACGTCCAG AGCGACGACGGGAAGACGTCGGTGAGGGACCGGTTCAACGCCCGGCAGTTCATGTCGTGGTTACAGGACGTCGACGACAAGTTCGACAAGCTGAAG ACGTGTCTCCTGATgcggcagcagcacgaggcggCAGCGCTGAACGCCGTGCAGCGTCTGGAGTGGCAGCTCAAGCTGCAGGAGCTCGACCCCGCCACCTACAAGTCCACCAGCATCTTCGAGATCCCCGAGTTCTACATCCCGCTGGTGGAGGTCAACGACGACTTCGACCTCACCCCCATATGA